A window of Vigna unguiculata cultivar IT97K-499-35 chromosome 4, ASM411807v1, whole genome shotgun sequence contains these coding sequences:
- the LOC114181309 gene encoding protein ALTERED XYLOGLUCAN 4-like, translating into MAFIGDSVSRNHVESLLCLLSQSEVPKDMYKDSEDRFRKWYFPIHNFTLMMLWSRFLVEGEERMANGTGTSVFDMQLDKVDSDWAKELPNLDYAVISDGHWFFRGMRLHEAGKQVGCVYCNEPNVTAYNVDFPLRKALRTAFRHISGCRECRRRGMVTVMRSFAAAHFENGFWNTGGYCNRTGPRSESEVDFGAFDWQLRNVQMEEFERARSEGGGRFEVVDVARAMLMRPDGHPGEHWGNKWMKGYNDCTHWCMPGPVDMWSELLLAVIKKVSASHHLHQI; encoded by the coding sequence AGTGAAGTTCCAAAGGACATGTACAAGGACTCAGAAGACAGGTTCCGGAAATGGTATTTCCCGATCCACAACTTCACGCTGATGATGTTGTGGAGCAGGTTCCTGGTGGAAGGCGAGGAGAGAATGGCGAACGGCACAGGCACCAGCGTGTTCGACATGCAGCTGGACAAGGTAGACAGTGACTGGGCCAAAGAGCTTCCCAACTTAGACTACGCAGTGATCTCTGACGGACACTGGTTTTTCCGAGGGATGCGTCTGCACGAAGCTGGAAAACAAGTAGGCTGCGTCTACTGCAACGAACCCAACGTCACGGCCTACAACGTCGACTTCCCCCTCAGAAAAGCGCTGAGAACAGCGTTCAGGCATATCAGTGGGTGCAGGGAGTGCAGAAGAAGAGGGATGGTGACGGTGATGAGGAGTTTTGCGGCGGCGCACTTTGAGAACGGGTTTTGGAACACCGGAGGGTACTGTAACAGGACGGGGCCGAGGAGTGAGAGCGAGGTGGATTTTGGGGCGTTTGATTGGCAATTGAGGAATGTTCAGATGGAGGAGTTTGAGAGAGCGAGGAGCGAAGGTGGTGGTAGGTTTGAGGTTGTGGATGTTGCGAGAGCCATGCTAATGAGACCTGACGGTCACCCTGGGGAGCATTGGGGGAACAAGTGGATGAAGGGTTACAATGATTGCACTCACTGGTGCATGCCTGGGCCTGTTGATATGTGGAGTGAGTTGTTGCTTGCTGTCATCAAAAAAGTTTCAGCTTCTCATCATCTTCATCAGATTTAG